TTTGGTAGCAGTCAGGCAAAACATCTTTTTCTTTTGGAAATGGTCACGTCAAAACACAATGGCAGCTCCCCTGTGCATTTTACAGCattgcttcttgagacttttttgtgggtctatttGTGATAGACATGGTGACCAAATTTTGTATGGCTGAGTGAAACTGgattcaggggctgaattttcaacaacaacaacaaaaaactaccaAATCTACATTTTTACAAGGAAAGACTGACATCAAAATGAGCCTAAAATGGCGATTTGGAACTAAAATGGCAGATGAACTGTGTGGTTTTCAGCAATTGCTTcttgacatatatatattttttttattttttattttttgtgggtcCACTTGTGACAGACTTGCCtaccaaaaaagtaaaaaaaaaaataactttgcgGTTGAATCTTCAACAAACTGCCAGGAAGAACATTACCTGCTAgatgaccctaaaatggccactttgaacccatttttttttttttttttgtctattcatgttattttcaaaTAACTGCCAAACATACATTTTTACCAGGCAGAATTGTCCTGctaaaatggccactttgagccaaaatggctgactcccTGTGTCTTTCCTACCATGACTTcttcagagttttttttcctgatcataATAGACATGCATACCAAATATCACATTCCTCAAATTCATTATTTCCAACCCAATTATTTTGTGGTTATGCCCCAAAACGCCAAAGAAATGAAGCAATGTTCAGTTAGCGCCAATGGGAAGCCCGAGGGAATGTGAGCACCATGACGATTTTCCCCCTTTGTAATTTCCTAAAATGAAGGTCATTTGCGCAGCATGGACAAAGCTCGACACTGTAGCTCATTTGAAAGCTCGTTACGCCCAAACATCAGGTCCGGTCATGAGTTTGGACCTCTGCTAAGCTTGTGGTCACAAAACCAGTGTTTGTGACAATTAATTCCACTGATCTGAAGATATGACTGGAGAGCCAATATAGCCcgtacacgcccgtgcaagccgttgaagtcacaggacggccattttgctcaTTCCATCTCGCGAGTAGACTACTGTGTAAACTATACGGTGTacgtacagattagacatataccatatatatatctccaatttcgatactgtaaatgtatcgtATGCGGAGAAagctttcttgggaggagcaatatggcggccttgcgacttcaaaagtcttggcttatcggctatccggtaatatattcagatcagtgactAATTCCCAGTCTGGTTTCTTGATGTTAGCCGTCTACATGTTACCAATAGCATcactgtaaatgtcacatgTGCAACATTGTCTAAATGCTAGGTGgctacatgttagcattagTTACATCAACATCAAGAGATTTGGCATTAGGGGGGGGGGTAACCAGGACTTTTAGTCCAGAAACTAGTAGCACAGAAAATCATGAGCGTAAACCAAGCTTCCATGCAGTTCTGTCCAGGTGGCCATGTTGTCGATAGGCATTCAATAagatacaaataaagttttaaaaattcGCAAATCCTGAGAGTGGCATCCGTTTGCCTTCTTTGTCGTTTGTGTGCTTTCGTCTCGTCCATTTCTTGTTTGATTCGCTAACTAATCAGAATGATCAGTCACTCGATGTTGACGTTTACATTTGAATATTCTCTATTCTCTACCATTACATCAATGTGCTAGGTGGCTAGTAGCTACAAGTTAGCATTACTAACTTCAAGACATAATTGCCTTGTCTCGGCACGTTTCCTACTCTTTACATCTTGATGCTAGGCGGCTACATATTAGCATCGCTAGTAAAATCATTTTGGGATGTGTCTATTTCTATTTTGGCAACGATATGTTTTTAAAGTATTtctctttaaatatttttttccatcattttaCACTCACATTTCATTAGGTGTGTTCGTCCTTCGGCTCAAGATAAGAACGCAGACATCTGACATGGCCAAGGACTGCAAACAAAGCAGCACACAGAAAAAACATTGAATTCGCACGCAACTTCAGGTctctacttttatttttattaaaaataaataaataaaatagatgagtgtgtcaaaattgctgatccagataaagaaaaaaaaaaaaaaaacaccatgaaggccaaaacTGAAATGTTTTAGGGCCTCAAAAGTATGGTTTTCAAGTAGGGTTTGAAGATGGAGATATGGTTTCAAAGTACAGTTCAAAAATgtggtttaaaaacaaagcgtTGGATTTCAAGTCAGGGctagtttcaaattagggtctcAAACTtggattagtgtttcaaagtatGTTTTCAAGGTATGGTTAGAGTATCAATTTGGGGGTTGTAATTTCATAGTTTAATTTCAGGAAAAGTTTGGTGTttgggtaataataataatattagtaATAGACATACTGTAGCCAGGGTGACAGTTTCAAAGTAGGATCTCAAACCAACCATGTTTAAGGGTTAAAAGTACGATTAGGGTTTATAAAAGTCTCACATTAAAACATCTTCAATTGAGTTTTTTCGTGTTTCCTTTTTATGTGCAGATTCCTGGCAGCCAGCCTGAGCACAGCCCCTCCCCTCCTCTAAGCATCCTTGTCCATCCTCCACATTGCCTTATAAAAAGCCATCGCGCTCTTCTTGGTGACGCTCATCTTCACTCAAAGTCCCGCttctttttcttgtcttttcttttGTCACACTGTGTAGGATCTGCAATGTCCCTGGACGGCGACGTGTGCGTGGTGACGGGAGCGTGCGGCTTCCTGGGAAAGACGCTGATTAGGATGCTTTTGGACCAGGAGAAAAACCTCGGCGAGATACGACTCCTTGATATCGACGTCAAACAGGACCTGCTTCAAAGTCTAGAAGGTAACAAAAAGGGTCAGATTTCACACgatttgttgttgctgtcatTTGTATCTGAAGAACTGACCAGAATAAGtatttgttgtttcttttatttgcttttttttttttttttttttgatggggtGGGTGGGTTATCTCACaaattgttgatttttttttttgggtcaaaaaaggaaagaaaaaatgatttgtgtacaaaattaaacacaaaattaaaatggatttttaattctcatgttaaaaaaatatatattttgtaaagaaaatgggGATAAAaagtttgataaaaaaaaaattaaaattgatggttacttttttttttttacaaacaacaaaattacaACTACTATTTGtttcagattttttaaaaaccaaCATTTAAACtgacatttgtttcattttatttataattattttcatttcattaatctgtttttttgtaattttctttaaaaaaaaaaatacaaacaaaaggaatatatgtatgtatttatagataatgtttttggatttttcaaaGAATACAAAGTtggaaactttatttttttagaaaaaaaattaaaatgccgATGAAGGAAATACAGGTATGTTTCAGATATGTTTTCAGATTTTCATggaaaaaaggtttttttttaaaaagatagcTGTAGCTGATGtatgttttggaaaaaaaaaaaagctgttttaaaaagattatgtcaccccaaaaaaaatgaaatgacatgTTTTAGACtacaaaaaaactcaacaacAAATTAAGCAAATTTTTGTTATTGtagaaacacaaacaaatttgGATAAGTTTGGAATCAAAGCTCAAAGATCCAATAATTTTGCTTGGGCTAGAATTAAAATTACTCTGCCTTTGCTTGTCATATTCAGCGAAATTCTCTGCGTTTCAGAATGCCGAGGCAATGTCAAGCTGAGCGCGTTGGAGGGCGACATCAGAGACGGCGACTTTGTGAGGAAAGCGTGTCGAGGGGCCACGCTGATCTTCCACATCGCGTCCATCATCGACGTCATCGAAGCTGTGGAGTCCAGCGAGATATACAGCGTCAACGTCAAAGGTGCGGGTGCCGGCAAATGTTGATGCTAGGCTGGGCGGCTAACGTAGCGCTCTCCTTACTTCCTGTCAACACGTGGCATTCAAATGCACCACGACGGTCATACCAGACCCAAATTATTGCTCATGATAGAGCAGGGGCGGGCCtcgagggccgaagtcctgcaggtttcggAGGTTTCACTCTTCCAatacaagctgattccaatcaacaggattgttatcaggcttatgcagagcttgcttgatgagctgatcatatatcagctgtgttggagaatggaaacatccaaaacctgcaggactccggccctcgaaaACCGAGTTTGCTGCGCCTTGTGATAGAGGCTGAGAATCCTATCAAGCCTGTGGCAATGGAACACAACAGGAAGTAGCaaactaccaaaataaaagcaaacctGCACAAATTCATAGTAGTCAGGgcctttcaaaataagagctaTATCCCCAAAAGCTTCCATTGCAAGTTGTTCACCATTGTTCAGCTTTTTGCGAACAAAACCATTTTCAATTTTAACCTAACTTGCTCtagctttttgtgaacaaaaaaatggtaatttggagttcagcctaaaaaaaaatattttaattgattACAAAATGATGCTCAAACATGGCAACTGAGAGTACTACAGAGCCAACGGAAAAGCAGGAAGTATTGACCTATCaaaataagttgttttttttcttttttttttaaacttatcttTTCAAAGTTAGGATCACAAAAAGCCCCAAAACCCAAAAGTCATCATACTTTTTGTGAAACAGCTAATAATGCGCTagcttgtttaaaaacaaaggtTGCACAGTTTGGAATTTGATCAGCAGAACCAAACAAAATGAGTCTTTTATGCTTTAAATGACTTTGCTCCTTTTAGATGAAGTGTGACATGCGTCCAAACTTTGGTCCAACTACAAATTGCTCACAAAAAGCTGCACCAAATTGCTTCTACGAGAGCCGACagttgttaacaaaaaaacagatttttgttgAGCAAAATCTGGCTGGTTGAAGCTCCAGTGATGTTCCAGGGACCGAGAACCTCCTGGAGGCGTGCGTCCAGGAGAACGTGGCGTCCTTCATCTACACCAGCACGGTGGAGGTGATGGGCCCCAATCTGGAGGGTGAGCCGGTGGTGAACGGCCACGAAGGCATGGCCTACCGCTCCTCCCTCAAGACCTCCTACAGCAAGACCAAGAAGGAGGCCGAGGACCGCACCCTGGGCTACAACGGCGAGCCCCTGCCCAACGGCGGCCGGCTGGCCACCTGCGCCCTGAGGCCCATGTACATCTACGGCGAGGACTGCCGCTTCCTGCTGGGTCACATGGCGGACGGCGTGCGCAACGGCGACGTCCTCTACCGGATGTCCCTGCGGGAGGCCAAGGTCAATCCGGTCTACGTGGGCAACGTGGCGGCGGCGCACCTCCAGGCCGCCCGCTGCCTGCGGGACCCCGAGCGGCAGGCGCGCGTGGCCGGCAAGTTCTACTTCGTGTCGGACGACACGCCGCACATCAGCTACTCGGACTTCAACTACGCCGTCATGTCGCCGCTGGGCTTCGCCATCCAGGACAAGATGGTGGTGCCCCTGCGCCTGTTCTACGTGGTCTGCTTCCTGCTGGAGGCGGCGTGCCTGATGCTGCGGCCCTTCTGGCGGGTGGTGCCGCCCGTCAACCGGCAGCTGCTGACCATGCTCAACACGCCCTTCAGCTTCTCGTACGACAAGGCCAAGCGCGAGCTGGGCTACGCGCCCAAGTACACCTGGCAGGAGGCGCGCAGCAACACCACCCACTGGCTGGCTCAGCAGCTGCCCAAACAACGCGAGAAAATATGGTCCAAGTAAAAATTTAGTTGATTCCCCTCAAAGAAAGAGTACGCTGAATTGAAAAACGCAGAGTTAAAACATCAAAAGAAAGTGACGCACAACTCCCTTTGTAGCCTGAGTTGAAACAACACAGGTAGTCTGAGTTCAAACATAAAGGAAAAGAGTGAGTTGAGTTCAGTTGCccaaagaaaaagtatgtttgtttgaAAAGCGTTTGAGTTCAAACACATCAAAGAAAGCAACACTTAACTCCCAAGGTATCCTGTGTTCATATCAAGAAGAGGCGCACAACTCCCATGGTAGCCTCACTTATAGAAAAAGAGAGTAAGTTGAGTTTGAAAACATCAACAAAGAGCGCATTTAACATAAAAGAAAGGGttaactgattttttatttttttttaagcagtttagggtcaatatttttttcccccaaccatTTGTCCAACGTTTTTCCCAATGTATTTCAATTTATACTGTATACAAATGTTCGCTATTCACGAGCCCACCCGGTCCGGTCTTTATCCCCTGTGAATAGTGATAGTGATTTTGTGCCTGTTTTCGCAAAACTACAGTGACGCAGAAGTATCTCCAAATTGCAAAACTACGACAAAATTTGAATTTAAGTTTTATACAGGTGATAATTTGCATATAAGACtacaaaattaccaaaaaaaataaaaataaaaaccaagcactACTGATAACATTTTGATGAGATACTCATTTACAATACTGTAATGTTTGTTCTTTCAGTGAGGCTTCTTTGCCAcctacaattttgtttttttgcagaagCACCACTGAGTCTAATGAGTATTTTCAATGGAAACTCTCATACTACTTGCTAATTTTTATTTGGAACTAATTAAAATGACTATCTACTTCAAAATAATTGCGGttgtcttgtgtgtgttttttctgcgCCACTGTCTGCGGGGGCCGCCATCTTGTTTGTTTACCCAGTGAGTAGGCTCAAGCGGCCAATCAGCCGCGGCTCTCTGAGACCCCCAACAACCAATTCGTGCCCACGCGCACTCGGACGTGAGTATTGATGCATTAAAACACCCACGTATTGTCGTAAAACGGGAAACTAAACGTCAACGTGTACGTGACAGTTGTAGTTGTTTATGGGGAATTTTTGTGGTTCGTCGCCGGCTGTTGTGTGACGCGCCTAAACCGAAAGCCGATCACCCTGGGCCGGCTTCACTGAGCAGCTGAGCACCGCTAAGCTCCCATTAACTCCAGGAAATGTGTCCCCCGGGTAAAAGCGTCCTGCTCTTCTTCTGTCTTCTGCTGGTTCACTCGGTCCAAGGTACGTCACCTGTGCCTAATATTTTGCTCGTGGACTTATCAATACGAtaaccaaaatattaggaacagtcCTCACCGTTTTATTGCGTTTTTAGCCGTACGataaaaatacaatgaaaaaaaataatataatgagtaaaatattgtaaaatctAGCACATGTAGATAATGAGATACATTCATAATAGAGTGAATAATATGTTATGtcgccaaaaataaatacaaaaataagaaaaagactaaaagaaaaaatacaacacaaataatcaaataaaaaatgtagaatAAAATATTGTCATACAGTACAAAATGATGTcaataaaaatgaatgcatgatgcattcaaattttaaatacGGTAAGtagaaaaatcaaatcaaatgtgaAAACAATGTAAAACAAATCTAAGTTTATCGTCatatacactaaaaaaaaaatacatgcataaAATATGTATTCTAACTTCTTGAATAGGACTGTATAAAAcagtatgaaataaaatgtaaaaatatatagaaataaaatgaatacGTAACgtaaaaaactaatttaaaacttaaaaattaggcaaatttaaatacatattttagcaaactaactgcataaaaacagcagtacaaaaatacatatttaaaaaatactgaaagaACAAAACCAAtgaataaaactaaattgaaaatatGACTACAAACTGTGAAATTAGAATATGTTATACAGTACttgtaaatacaaaataaattagaaaacaaaaaataaatgattgtcctattCATCAATAAACTAATACCTAAATGAATAAGTAGTAAGACATTATGGTActttaaaagtgaaataaatcaataaataatcagaataaaacaaataagTGTAATAAACTAGTAAACAATCACTAATAGAAAATAACATATACGCGATACTAGTCAAACTCTTCATAGTCATGTTGGATGGGTtgtttcattcatcattcatcATGGAGGATCTGAGGCGAGGGCGGACG
The Festucalex cinctus isolate MCC-2025b chromosome 11, RoL_Fcin_1.0, whole genome shotgun sequence DNA segment above includes these coding regions:
- the hsd3b1 gene encoding hydroxy-delta-5-steroid dehydrogenase, 3 beta- and steroid delta-isomerase 1, whose translation is MSLDGDVCVVTGACGFLGKTLIRMLLDQEKNLGEIRLLDIDVKQDLLQSLEECRGNVKLSALEGDIRDGDFVRKACRGATLIFHIASIIDVIEAVESSEIYSVNVKGTENLLEACVQENVASFIYTSTVEVMGPNLEGEPVVNGHEGMAYRSSLKTSYSKTKKEAEDRTLGYNGEPLPNGGRLATCALRPMYIYGEDCRFLLGHMADGVRNGDVLYRMSLREAKVNPVYVGNVAAAHLQAARCLRDPERQARVAGKFYFVSDDTPHISYSDFNYAVMSPLGFAIQDKMVVPLRLFYVVCFLLEAACLMLRPFWRVVPPVNRQLLTMLNTPFSFSYDKAKRELGYAPKYTWQEARSNTTHWLAQQLPKQREKIWSK